In one Nitrospirota bacterium genomic region, the following are encoded:
- the leuD gene encoding 3-isopropylmalate dehydratase small subunit: MIIKGRNWKFGNDIDTDAIIPARHLNTSDPAELAKHIMEDADKNFPNKVKAGDVIVAGKNFGCGSSREHAPIAIKAAGIQAVIAKSFARIFYRNAFNIGLPIFESEEASEKIKEGDEIEIDADKGAIRNITSGESYRSNPIPPFMQELIASGGLVEWTKKKLAAKI; the protein is encoded by the coding sequence ATGATAATCAAGGGAAGAAACTGGAAGTTCGGCAATGACATCGACACTGATGCAATTATACCGGCGCGGCATCTTAACACATCCGACCCCGCAGAACTTGCAAAGCATATAATGGAGGATGCCGACAAGAACTTTCCGAACAAGGTAAAGGCAGGAGATGTTATTGTCGCAGGCAAGAATTTCGGCTGCGGCTCATCAAGGGAACATGCTCCGATTGCGATAAAGGCAGCAGGCATTCAGGCTGTGATAGCAAAGAGCTTTGCGAGGATATTTTATAGGAATGCATTTAACATAGGCCTTCCCATCTTTGAGTCTGAAGAGGCGTCTGAAAAGATAAAAGAGGGCGATGAGATTGAGATAGATGCAGACAAAGGGGCAATAAGAAATATCACCAGCGGCGAATCATATAGGTCCAACCCAATCCCTCCATTCATGCAGGAACTGATTGCGTCTGGCGGGCTTGTGGAATGGACTAAAAAGAAACTCGCTGCAAAAATTTAG
- a CDS encoding ABC transporter permease, with the protein MISYLFKRLLEMIPTLFGITLISFFIIHLAPGKPTDILTELNPKITPEARERLEKLYNLDKPVIIQYGLWLKRIVKLDFGESFSTDRRPVMQKIWDQKQSLLDRRLFITLMINLITFAIILIIAIPIGVSSATHQNSLYDKLMTTTVFIGFAVPSFWLALLLMMFFGVYLGWLPISGLKSLNYDALPLPGKIWDRASHLIIPIFISAFGGLAADSRFMRSSMLEVIRQDYVTVARAKGLPEKKVIYKHALRNALLPLITLIGLSVPGLIGGSVILESVFGIPGMGQLFFMSVMTRDYPMVMCILTIGGMLTLLGNLLADIGYMLADPRIRARQ; encoded by the coding sequence ATGATCAGTTATCTTTTTAAGAGACTTCTTGAGATGATTCCCACACTCTTTGGGATTACTTTAATCTCATTTTTCATCATTCATCTTGCTCCGGGAAAACCTACGGATATTCTCACGGAATTAAATCCGAAGATAACGCCTGAGGCAAGGGAAAGGCTTGAAAAACTCTACAACCTTGACAAGCCGGTGATAATCCAATACGGCCTGTGGCTGAAAAGAATTGTAAAACTCGATTTTGGAGAATCATTTTCAACTGACAGAAGGCCTGTTATGCAAAAGATATGGGACCAGAAACAGTCCTTGCTTGACAGAAGACTCTTTATCACGTTGATGATAAATCTGATAACGTTTGCAATTATCCTTATTATAGCGATACCGATAGGTGTCTCATCGGCAACCCATCAGAATTCTCTTTATGACAAGTTAATGACAACAACTGTTTTCATCGGGTTTGCAGTGCCGTCATTCTGGTTAGCGCTTCTTTTAATGATGTTCTTCGGGGTATATCTCGGCTGGCTTCCGATTTCCGGACTGAAATCTCTGAATTATGATGCACTGCCTTTGCCCGGCAAAATATGGGACAGAGCCAGTCATCTTATAATCCCTATTTTTATCTCTGCATTCGGAGGCCTTGCAGCAGATTCAAGATTCATGAGGAGCAGTATGCTTGAGGTTATAAGGCAGGATTATGTCACAGTGGCAAGGGCAAAAGGACTCCCTGAGAAAAAGGTTATCTACAAACATGCGCTCAGAAATGCCCTGCTTCCGCTTATTACTTTGATTGGTTTATCTGTCCCCGGGCTTATAGGCGGAAGCGTAATCTTAGAGAGTGTTTTTGGCATTCCGGGCATGGGGCAGTTGTTTTTCATGAGTGTTATGACAAGGGATTATCCGATGGTGATGTGTATTCTAACAATCGGAGGCATGCTGACACTATTAGGAAATCTCCTTGCTGATATCGGTTATATGCTTGCAGATCCGAGGATACGGGCAAGGCAATGA
- a CDS encoding ABC transporter permease, translating into MKGHSLHSLNDVFWRRFRKNRLAAAGGVIVVLMFFVAVFAPFISPHNPDDIDRKHILESPSLKHPLGTDDLGRDVLSRMILGSRISLSVGFVSVGIATLIGIFLGAISGYYSGWVDSIIMRFIDIMLTIPTFFLILAVIAFIDPNIWSSSAIPGWIRESLRVILIDPNIMNIMIVIGLTSWMGVARLVRAEVLSLKEREFVLAARALGTGDMNIIFRHIMINSMAPVFVSAVLGIAGAVLVESALSFLGIGVQPPAPSWGNILTLGKDNIEIAWWLSVFPGLAILITVLSYNLVGEGLRDALDPRLWDMEI; encoded by the coding sequence ATGAAAGGGCATTCTTTACATTCTTTAAATGACGTTTTCTGGAGGAGGTTCAGAAAAAACAGGCTTGCAGCAGCAGGAGGGGTTATTGTGGTTCTGATGTTTTTTGTTGCTGTTTTTGCGCCTTTTATATCTCCGCATAACCCTGACGACATTGACAGAAAACATATACTTGAATCTCCAAGCCTCAAACATCCTCTGGGCACAGATGACCTTGGCAGAGATGTATTGAGCAGGATGATTTTGGGGTCGCGAATATCATTGTCTGTGGGTTTTGTTTCTGTAGGCATAGCAACACTCATAGGCATTTTTTTAGGTGCGATATCAGGATATTACAGCGGATGGGTTGACAGCATAATCATGAGATTCATTGACATAATGCTCACAATCCCAACCTTTTTTCTTATCCTCGCTGTCATTGCGTTTATTGACCCTAACATCTGGAGTTCTTCTGCGATACCGGGCTGGATACGGGAAAGCTTAAGGGTAATACTCATTGACCCTAATATCATGAATATTATGATAGTGATCGGACTTACGTCATGGATGGGCGTGGCGCGGCTTGTAAGGGCAGAAGTCCTTTCATTAAAAGAAAGGGAATTTGTCCTTGCAGCAAGAGCATTGGGGACAGGGGATATGAATATCATCTTCAGACATATAATGATAAACAGCATGGCTCCCGTGTTTGTCTCTGCCGTGCTTGGAATAGCAGGCGCTGTGCTTGTAGAGTCTGCGCTCAGTTTTTTAGGCATAGGCGTTCAGCCTCCGGCGCCAAGCTGGGGCAATATCCTCACATTGGGAAAGGACAACATAGAAATCGCATGGTGGCTCTCTGTTTTTCCGGGGCTTGCCATACTGATTACTGTCCTTAGTTACAATCTTGTGGGTGAAGGGCTGAGGGATGCACTTGACCCAAGACTGTGGGATATGGAAATATAG